A segment of the Deltaproteobacteria bacterium genome:
TCCCCCTTGTTCAGCTCCACACTCACCGATCGCAAAATGGTCTTGCCGCCCAGGCTCTTGCAGATGTCCACGGCCCGAAGCACAGGCTCGTTCTGTACGCTCATGATCGTTTCCTTGCTGTTCACGGCCGTCTTGACCTTCGGCTAATGGCCATAACCCGGAATGCGGACTTTTTTCTCCAACATTCGCAGGCTGTTGACCCCGATCCAGGTCAGGATGAAATACAGAATCCCGGCCGTGATATAGAGGGGCAGATGCTCATAGGTCCGGGAAGC
Coding sequences within it:
- a CDS encoding amino acid ABC transporter ATP-binding protein; the encoded protein is MSVQNEPVLRAVDICKSLGGKTILRSVSVELNKG